In Pontibacillus yanchengensis, the following are encoded in one genomic region:
- a CDS encoding RQC-minor-2 family DNA-binding protein, with protein MSLTKLTYYMEEFPYLVFYPGGKKNKSIRSINNKVRKESIHRIHTMVEESVQHITQEDVTALQAFLGLQGASVLPLLISKEGDLYLGGLVKPELFLFKTFSNEHGVPIHQEYVFETKINTLSNDKLEPLIQSLINQYIFCAKLAKYSRENWIAYLESRFQSHSLVTFAQSKKEEVQAVEKMNKLNLLSQLKYPEDIAFWRHRVEIVMRPFRSIPMHWLWSSGSTCNHQKDLIVHSEKRVMELHCDICDYQFFFYYEEDALQLNEEFDLEKVRKRVNTIERQFNEIVEKNDSLLDKLKRIRSIQLTLKPFQYKWKSVCDLLEQINKIPKQTGDIPFSPFVEIFTQLNKITIPNHEDESYLLWFSQIELPNVHVLKTIDNWEQLLNQDIGRLLTEYEKQLEEYLEQNKISRQEEFMKVNNHSLYWGEVEQMLQLIHDYAGLYPAHVITQVLIGKTSNKIRTEKLHYTSQFGVLDQWLEKDAMKALKTLEKEGWLQKLSKGFALTDKSIPFVEKAV; from the coding sequence ATGTCATTGACGAAGCTTACGTACTACATGGAAGAATTCCCGTACTTGGTTTTTTATCCTGGTGGTAAAAAGAATAAATCGATTCGCTCTATAAACAATAAAGTAAGAAAAGAATCAATTCATAGAATTCATACGATGGTCGAAGAATCAGTTCAACATATAACTCAAGAAGATGTGACAGCTTTGCAAGCATTTTTAGGTTTACAGGGAGCAAGTGTACTCCCACTGTTGATAAGCAAAGAAGGTGATTTGTACCTTGGGGGCCTTGTGAAACCTGAATTATTTCTTTTTAAAACCTTCTCAAATGAACACGGTGTACCAATTCATCAGGAATATGTTTTCGAAACAAAGATTAATACATTATCTAATGACAAGTTAGAGCCTCTTATCCAGTCCCTTATAAATCAATATATTTTCTGTGCCAAATTAGCAAAATACTCAAGAGAGAATTGGATTGCTTACCTTGAAAGTCGATTCCAGTCTCATTCTTTGGTTACATTTGCACAATCCAAAAAGGAAGAAGTTCAAGCTGTTGAAAAGATGAACAAATTAAATTTGTTATCACAGCTAAAATACCCTGAAGATATTGCATTTTGGAGACATAGAGTTGAAATTGTAATGCGGCCTTTTCGCTCGATACCAATGCATTGGTTATGGTCTAGTGGATCAACTTGTAATCATCAAAAAGACCTTATTGTACATTCAGAAAAGCGAGTGATGGAATTACATTGTGACATATGTGATTATCAGTTTTTTTTCTATTACGAAGAGGATGCTCTACAGTTAAATGAAGAATTTGATTTAGAGAAAGTAAGAAAACGTGTTAATACAATAGAAAGGCAATTTAATGAGATTGTTGAGAAGAATGACTCATTACTAGACAAACTGAAACGAATTCGATCCATACAACTAACGTTAAAACCATTTCAGTACAAATGGAAGTCTGTTTGTGATTTATTGGAACAAATAAACAAAATACCTAAGCAAACAGGTGATATTCCTTTCAGTCCGTTTGTAGAAATCTTTACGCAATTAAATAAAATCACCATACCTAATCATGAAGACGAATCTTATCTGCTTTGGTTCAGTCAAATAGAGTTACCTAATGTTCATGTCTTAAAAACTATTGATAATTGGGAGCAATTATTGAATCAAGATATAGGAAGACTACTGACAGAATATGAGAAACAGTTAGAAGAATATCTCGAACAAAATAAAATATCTAGGCAAGAAGAATTCATGAAGGTTAATAATCATTCCTTATATTGGGGAGAGGTGGAACAAATGCTTCAATTAATCCATGATTATGCTGGTCTCTATCCTGCACATGTTATTACTCAAGTGTTAATTGGTAAAACGAGCAACAAAATTAGGACAGAGAAATTACATTACACTTCTCAATTTGGTGTTCTTGATCAATGGCTAGAGAAAGATGCTATGAAGGCTCTGAAAACGTTAGAAAAAGAAGGATGGTTACAAAAACTCTCAAAAGGATTCGCATTAACGGATAAATCAATTCCTTTTGTAGAAAAAGCTGTGTGA
- a CDS encoding nucleoside deaminase, which yields MDRHDEYFMEKAIDYALKSRREGNEPFGAILVKGEEVVKVGENKVHSHSDPTYHAEIGLIRDFCSEHNVFDLSDYTLYTSCEPCVMCSGAMVWANLGKVVYSVSHDQLAEIAGDNIMISCKEVFEKSPIRPQVVERVLNEKGLEVFDGYTFG from the coding sequence ATGGATAGACATGATGAATACTTCATGGAGAAAGCGATTGATTATGCTTTGAAGTCTAGAAGAGAAGGCAATGAACCCTTTGGAGCTATTTTAGTTAAGGGGGAAGAGGTCGTGAAAGTTGGGGAAAACAAAGTTCACTCTCATTCTGACCCTACCTACCATGCTGAAATTGGGCTTATAAGAGATTTTTGCTCTGAGCATAATGTGTTTGATTTAAGTGATTACACCCTTTACACAAGTTGTGAGCCTTGCGTTATGTGTTCTGGAGCCATGGTGTGGGCGAACCTTGGTAAGGTAGTATATAGTGTTTCCCACGATCAATTAGCTGAAATTGCTGGAGACAATATCATGATTTCTTGTAAGGAAGTTTTTGAGAAGAGTCCAATTCGCCCGCAAGTTGTGGAACGTGTGTTGAACGAAAAAGGGTTAGAAGTGTTTGATGGATACACGTTTGGATAG
- a CDS encoding GNAT family N-acetyltransferase, whose product MTTQFILLTEPTLPIVEAFNRWESNPFLIPFTRPHKNKEELENVTFLTKEDLSKRLENHHIYLIYHDGMLIGEMNYMVDPGHLYKKEPETAWIGITIGEQEGRGKRIGVKAMQYIEDQIKKQGLKRIELGVFEFNTQAQKLYHKLGYQEIARLEDFTYWQDKMWADIRMEKYLM is encoded by the coding sequence TTGACTACTCAATTTATTCTGTTAACAGAACCAACATTACCTATTGTTGAAGCCTTTAATAGATGGGAAAGCAATCCTTTTTTAATTCCTTTTACTCGTCCGCACAAAAATAAAGAGGAACTTGAGAATGTTACGTTCTTAACGAAGGAAGACCTTAGCAAGCGTCTAGAGAATCATCATATCTATTTAATCTATCATGACGGTATGTTAATTGGTGAAATGAACTATATGGTAGACCCTGGACATTTGTATAAAAAAGAACCTGAAACAGCATGGATTGGCATTACAATCGGTGAACAGGAAGGAAGAGGTAAGAGGATAGGCGTAAAAGCAATGCAATACATAGAAGACCAAATTAAGAAACAAGGATTAAAGCGAATCGAATTAGGGGTTTTTGAATTTAATACGCAAGCTCAGAAGTTATATCATAAGCTTGGCTATCAAGAAATAGCTCGCTTAGAAGACTTTACTTATTGGCAAGACAAAATGTGGGCAGATATTCGAATGGAGAAGTATTTAATGTAA
- a CDS encoding 3-ketoacyl-ACP reductase produces the protein MGQEISGKIAYITGAGSGIGRATALKFAKEGIHVGLIARTESKLKAVQEEAQALGVNASIAVTDIANMEEVNESISKLEKDLGPADILINNAGIGAHGSLLEMDPEEWKHTFEVNVFGTYHVTRAVLPQLIEKDKGDIINISSSNGLKGTAGSSAYSGSKFAIQGMTEALMQEVRKNNIRVFTLNPSLVATEMAFGEDVDEQNKEKFMQPEDLAEYMVSQLKLHQRIFIKTSLQWATNPF, from the coding sequence ATGGGACAAGAAATTTCAGGAAAAATCGCTTATATTACAGGAGCAGGTAGTGGTATTGGACGAGCTACAGCTCTTAAATTTGCAAAAGAAGGCATTCATGTAGGATTAATTGCCAGAACGGAAAGTAAATTGAAAGCAGTTCAAGAAGAAGCTCAAGCTCTTGGGGTAAATGCTAGTATTGCTGTAACAGACATTGCAAACATGGAAGAAGTAAATGAATCCATATCCAAATTAGAGAAAGACTTAGGTCCTGCTGATATTCTAATCAATAACGCCGGCATAGGTGCCCACGGCTCCCTTTTAGAAATGGATCCAGAAGAATGGAAACATACATTCGAAGTAAATGTGTTTGGAACTTACCACGTTACCAGAGCGGTGTTACCTCAGCTTATTGAAAAAGATAAGGGTGATATTATTAATATCTCCTCCAGCAACGGATTAAAAGGAACAGCAGGTTCGTCTGCTTATAGCGGTTCGAAATTTGCAATCCAAGGCATGACCGAAGCGCTCATGCAAGAAGTACGTAAAAATAACATTCGCGTTTTCACCCTCAACCCTAGCCTCGTAGCAACGGAAATGGCATTTGGGGAAGATGTCGATGAGCAAAACAAAGAAAAGTTTATGCAACCAGAAGATCTAGCCGAATATATGGTATCTCAATTAAAATTACATCAACGGATCTTTATAAAAACATCCTTACAATGGGCGACCAACCCTTTCTAA
- a CDS encoding SDR family NAD(P)-dependent oxidoreductase, protein MRYTVITGASSGIGYESALAFAERGKNLILIARREHKLEDLKAEIRQHNAEIDVVVEPTDLSIMENVYAIYEKLKVYEIDTWINNAGFGVKSPVADQDLDKVENMILLNTQALTILSTLYVRDYTNVEGSQLINVASSGGYSILPNAVTYTATKFFVSSFTEGLAEELASKGASLQAKILAPGITETEFAKRALDTDKFDYKERMPNFHTAKEMAQFMLQLYDSDKTLGLVDEKTYEFELKDPVFTNLKYIR, encoded by the coding sequence ATGAGATATACTGTCATAACAGGGGCTAGTTCAGGAATAGGCTATGAATCTGCTTTAGCTTTTGCAGAACGAGGGAAAAATTTAATTCTTATTGCACGAAGGGAACATAAATTAGAGGATTTGAAAGCTGAAATCCGTCAACATAACGCTGAGATTGACGTTGTCGTTGAACCAACAGACCTATCCATTATGGAAAACGTTTATGCCATCTACGAAAAGTTAAAAGTGTATGAGATTGATACTTGGATAAATAATGCCGGATTCGGGGTGAAATCACCTGTTGCTGACCAAGACTTAGACAAAGTGGAGAACATGATTCTATTGAATACACAAGCACTCACTATTCTCTCAACCCTCTACGTCCGTGATTATACCAATGTGGAAGGTTCACAGCTTATTAATGTAGCTTCTAGCGGAGGATACAGTATTTTACCAAATGCGGTTACATACACAGCTACGAAATTTTTTGTCAGTTCGTTTACAGAAGGGCTTGCAGAAGAGTTAGCATCAAAAGGCGCAAGCTTACAAGCGAAAATTTTAGCTCCTGGAATTACGGAAACCGAATTTGCGAAACGTGCTCTTGATACAGATAAGTTTGATTATAAAGAAAGGATGCCAAATTTCCATACAGCAAAAGAAATGGCACAATTTATGCTGCAACTTTACGATAGTGATAAAACACTTGGTCTGGTTGATGAAAAAACGTATGAATTTGAATTGAAAGACCCTGTATTCACGAACCTAAAATATATTCGTTAG
- the cydD gene encoding thiol reductant ABC exporter subunit CydD, whose amino-acid sequence MNDLKKLAKEQKGSRIWLIVSSSGLALSVIAQAYLIVKIVDLVFLQQALFEKIIPLAVWLAIALLARVGFTYFNGWIGVKMATTMKRKFREKLFEKFSSNPLQASIAGQSGHKVSVTMDSVDELDSYFSKYAPQVIQSTIVPLSILIVVAIQHFPSAVIMMVTAPFIPLFYAIIGIMTKKKSEEQMDKMAIFSGHFLDTLQGLTTLKLFGRSNQKKESIEQSSLDFRDATMEVLKVAFVSSLMLELISMLSIGIIALEIGLQLVVFENITFVPAFFILVLAPEFYLALKDLGSAFHTGRGSMGAANKVNEELQQDIQPVNWGNKPLHHLTEPPHIMLDHVGYQYEEDEFELHPVTAEIPAYKQIAIVGKTGAGKTTLLHLLAGLLPPTSGELKVNDASLNEYQEEEWLGQISYISQHPYIFSGTLAENIALGSKKDVTRNEIEEAGQQAGISGFVNGLAQGYDTIVGEGGRGLSGGEKQRVALARAFLKKPSFIIFDEPTTGLDLFTEQILQQSIQTLSKQATMVTVAHRLHTIRQADEIWVMEQGTIVAKGTHEELLQTTSVYQDMVDVQKRSVTL is encoded by the coding sequence ATGAACGATTTAAAAAAGTTGGCTAAAGAGCAGAAAGGGTCACGGATATGGCTAATAGTAAGCTCTAGTGGATTAGCCTTGAGTGTCATTGCTCAAGCTTATTTGATAGTAAAGATTGTGGATTTAGTTTTTTTACAACAAGCTTTATTTGAAAAAATTATACCCTTGGCCGTTTGGCTTGCGATTGCACTTTTAGCAAGAGTTGGTTTTACCTATTTTAATGGATGGATAGGCGTTAAGATGGCCACGACTATGAAAAGGAAGTTTAGAGAAAAGTTGTTTGAGAAATTCTCTTCTAATCCTTTACAAGCTTCCATTGCAGGGCAATCTGGTCATAAAGTTAGTGTAACCATGGATTCGGTTGATGAATTGGATAGCTATTTTAGTAAGTATGCTCCTCAAGTAATTCAATCTACAATCGTTCCCTTAAGTATTTTAATTGTGGTAGCCATTCAGCATTTTCCATCTGCCGTTATTATGATGGTCACTGCGCCTTTTATACCACTTTTCTATGCCATAATTGGTATTATGACAAAGAAAAAATCAGAGGAGCAAATGGATAAAATGGCAATATTCTCGGGCCATTTTTTAGATACTTTACAAGGGCTGACAACGTTAAAACTATTCGGAAGAAGTAACCAAAAAAAAGAGTCTATAGAACAAAGCAGCTTAGACTTCAGGGATGCCACAATGGAAGTGTTAAAAGTGGCCTTTGTTTCTTCCTTAATGCTTGAGCTAATATCCATGCTAAGTATCGGTATTATTGCTTTAGAGATTGGATTGCAGTTAGTTGTGTTTGAAAATATTACGTTTGTTCCTGCATTCTTTATTTTGGTACTGGCTCCAGAATTTTATTTAGCTCTTAAGGATTTAGGAAGTGCGTTTCATACGGGTAGAGGAAGTATGGGAGCGGCTAATAAAGTTAATGAAGAATTGCAACAGGACATTCAGCCTGTAAATTGGGGGAATAAACCCCTTCATCACTTAACAGAACCACCTCATATTATGCTCGATCATGTTGGTTATCAGTACGAGGAAGATGAGTTTGAGTTACATCCTGTCACGGCTGAGATTCCAGCGTACAAACAAATAGCTATAGTTGGAAAAACCGGGGCTGGGAAAACGACCCTGTTACACCTATTGGCAGGGTTGCTCCCCCCAACTTCAGGTGAATTAAAAGTGAATGATGCCTCATTGAATGAGTATCAAGAAGAAGAGTGGTTAGGGCAAATAAGTTATATATCACAACATCCCTATATTTTCTCTGGGACATTAGCTGAAAATATAGCGTTAGGTAGTAAAAAAGATGTTACCAGAAATGAAATAGAGGAAGCAGGGCAACAGGCTGGAATTTCAGGGTTTGTAAATGGGCTCGCTCAAGGGTATGACACCATAGTTGGTGAAGGAGGCAGAGGACTTTCAGGTGGAGAGAAACAGAGAGTCGCTTTGGCAAGGGCTTTTTTAAAGAAGCCGTCCTTTATCATATTTGATGAACCTACAACTGGACTTGACCTCTTTACGGAACAGATATTGCAGCAGTCTATTCAAACCTTATCTAAGCAAGCAACTATGGTTACAGTTGCTCATCGTCTGCATACTATACGTCAAGCAGATGAAATTTGGGTAATGGAACAAGGAACAATTGTTGCTAAAGGCACACATGAGGAACTCCTACAAACAACAAGCGTGTATCAAGATATGGTCGATGTGCAAAAGAGGAGCGTAACGCTATGA
- the cydC gene encoding thiol reductant ABC exporter subunit CydC, whose protein sequence is MKDLQYVIKEIVTEKRDVILSVLFGVIAGLTAVALFAASGYLISKAALKPPFYTLSIMIAFLKLSGFMRAFGRYLERYFSHRATFTILSKLRVKFFERIEPLAPSILQRQQSGELLARVVGDIDRLQYFFLRVFYPPILLVLVFVSTILFTTFYSLSIALILLVGLLITGVVIPALFAWKQRRIESTIREKRGKLSTDVTEFLYGFRDLKIHQKLPEKLDHLQHKSSDYLREQEREGVIERLNLSLHTGVSLLISWLVIMVGAYLVSTNQLDGIFLAMLVMISLTVFENATPMAVLPGYLEDSRRAANRLQDVEGEDRSEKQENKWLLPSTKAFDIKANNISFAFPQEARSSIHSFSIHLPPGSKTAIVGPSGSGKSTLLQLLLKFHLPVNGEVLLGGNDIKHIAQEDIWAHTNVVLQENHFFYGTIRDNLMLAKSEATDEEMNAALQHMHLDHFSLDQKVLEKGENLSGGEKQRLAIARTFLKQASVWLLDEPTSSVDVVTEQSIFQHILRLAEQDTLLLISHRLNGLEQMDYIIVMDQGEIVEEGTYQELVAQEGYFYEMKQIEDSVLMQ, encoded by the coding sequence ATGAAGGATTTACAGTATGTCATCAAAGAAATTGTGACAGAGAAGAGAGATGTTATTCTTTCTGTGCTATTTGGAGTTATTGCAGGTTTGACAGCAGTTGCTCTGTTTGCAGCCAGTGGATATTTGATTTCAAAAGCAGCACTGAAACCTCCATTTTATACGCTTTCTATCATGATTGCCTTTTTAAAGTTATCTGGGTTTATGAGAGCATTTGGTCGATATTTGGAGAGGTACTTTTCCCATCGAGCTACCTTTACGATTTTAAGTAAATTGCGAGTGAAGTTTTTTGAAAGAATTGAACCATTGGCGCCTTCCATTTTGCAGAGACAACAGAGTGGGGAGTTGTTAGCACGAGTTGTTGGAGATATTGACCGGCTTCAATATTTCTTTTTAAGAGTATTTTATCCGCCTATTCTACTTGTTCTTGTATTTGTGAGTACAATTTTGTTCACCACCTTTTATTCTCTATCAATTGCTCTTATTTTATTAGTAGGATTGTTGATAACAGGTGTGGTTATTCCTGCGTTATTCGCATGGAAGCAACGTAGGATAGAGAGTACGATAAGAGAAAAGAGAGGGAAGTTATCGACTGATGTTACCGAATTTCTCTATGGCTTTAGAGATTTAAAAATTCATCAAAAACTACCGGAAAAATTGGATCATTTACAGCACAAATCCTCAGATTACCTTCGGGAACAGGAAAGAGAAGGAGTCATCGAAAGATTAAATCTATCCCTGCATACTGGGGTTTCTTTACTCATTTCTTGGTTAGTCATTATGGTAGGAGCTTATTTGGTTTCAACTAATCAGTTGGACGGTATTTTTCTGGCCATGCTTGTGATGATTTCGTTAACCGTATTTGAAAATGCGACTCCTATGGCTGTGCTACCAGGATATTTAGAGGATAGTCGTAGGGCAGCTAATAGGTTACAGGATGTAGAAGGAGAAGACAGAAGCGAAAAACAGGAGAACAAATGGCTTCTTCCATCGACGAAAGCATTTGATATAAAGGCAAACAATATCTCTTTTGCTTTTCCGCAAGAAGCTCGTTCTTCTATTCATTCGTTTTCAATCCACCTTCCCCCAGGTTCTAAAACGGCTATTGTTGGACCGAGTGGTTCAGGTAAATCTACTCTCTTGCAATTGCTCTTAAAATTTCATTTGCCAGTTAATGGGGAGGTTTTACTCGGAGGAAACGATATCAAACACATTGCTCAAGAAGATATATGGGCCCATACGAATGTGGTTTTGCAAGAGAATCATTTCTTTTACGGAACCATTCGGGACAACCTAATGCTTGCTAAGTCAGAGGCAACAGATGAAGAAATGAATGCAGCATTACAACACATGCATTTAGATCATTTTTCTCTAGATCAAAAGGTTCTTGAAAAAGGAGAAAACTTATCTGGTGGAGAAAAACAACGTCTTGCGATTGCAAGAACTTTTCTCAAACAAGCATCCGTTTGGTTATTGGATGAACCAACCTCTTCTGTGGATGTTGTTACGGAACAATCCATCTTCCAACACATTTTACGCTTGGCGGAACAAGATACGCTCCTGTTGATTAGCCATCGATTGAATGGGCTAGAACAAATGGATTACATTATCGTCATGGACCAAGGTGAAATCGTTGAAGAGGGGACTTATCAGGAGTTAGTGGCTCAAGAAGGATATTTTTATGAAATGAAACAGATTGAGGATAGTGTTCTTATGCAGTGA
- the guaC gene encoding GMP reductase, protein MENVFDYEDIQLIPAKCVVNSRSECDTTVTLGKHSFKLPVVPANMQTIIDETIAITLAEKGYFYVMHRFEPEKRIDFIHDMKSRGLFTSISVGVKKDEYEFVKQLSQENLMPDYITIDIAHGHSNAVIEMIQHIKQHLPQTFVIAGNVGTPEAVRELEHAGADATKVGIGPGKVCITKIKTGFGTGGWQLAALRWCAKAATKPIIADGGIRTHGDVAKSIRFGATFVMIGSLFAGHEESPGETTEKNGKLYKEYFGSASEYQKGEKKNVEGKKMFVEHKGYLQDTLNEMEQDLQSAISYAGGTDLEAIRHVDYVVVKNSIFNGDKIY, encoded by the coding sequence ATGGAAAATGTATTTGATTACGAAGATATTCAATTGATTCCCGCTAAATGTGTAGTAAATAGCCGTTCTGAATGTGATACAACCGTTACATTGGGTAAACATTCATTCAAATTACCTGTTGTCCCAGCAAACATGCAAACTATTATAGACGAAACAATTGCCATCACCCTCGCTGAAAAAGGTTATTTCTATGTGATGCATCGTTTCGAACCAGAGAAACGAATCGATTTTATTCATGATATGAAATCCCGTGGTTTATTTACATCTATCAGTGTTGGAGTCAAAAAGGATGAATATGAATTTGTGAAGCAACTTTCCCAAGAAAATTTAATGCCCGATTATATTACAATTGATATTGCTCACGGACACTCCAACGCTGTAATTGAAATGATTCAACATATTAAGCAGCACTTACCACAGACCTTTGTTATTGCAGGTAATGTTGGAACACCTGAAGCTGTTAGAGAATTGGAACATGCAGGGGCAGATGCGACCAAAGTAGGAATTGGCCCTGGTAAAGTATGTATTACCAAGATTAAAACAGGATTTGGCACTGGCGGTTGGCAGCTAGCAGCGCTTCGTTGGTGTGCAAAAGCAGCAACGAAACCAATAATTGCAGACGGTGGCATTCGTACACATGGAGATGTTGCGAAATCTATTCGATTTGGAGCAACGTTTGTAATGATTGGCTCTCTATTCGCAGGTCACGAAGAATCACCAGGTGAAACTACTGAGAAAAACGGTAAACTCTATAAAGAATATTTTGGTTCAGCTTCAGAATATCAAAAAGGCGAAAAGAAGAACGTTGAAGGTAAAAAAATGTTTGTGGAACACAAAGGTTATTTACAAGACACGTTAAATGAAATGGAACAAGATCTACAATCTGCGATATCTTATGCCGGAGGAACCGATCTAGAAGCTATTCGCCATGTTGATTATGTAGTTGTAAAGAATTCAATTTTTAATGGTGATAAAATCTATTAA
- a CDS encoding SRPBCC family protein, producing MNNSQSFVYTTYILTTPEKLWDALTSSNSTSEYFFGREVQSNWKEGSNVQFLTQSGELDVEGKVLQFEINELLSYTWHHVDDIEREEPLVVTFKLRKMNEVVKLTLIHKNLNDDDFSNEENTFGGLNNGWPAILSNLKTFLETGRTLSPMDI from the coding sequence ATGAATAACAGTCAATCATTTGTGTACACAACTTACATTTTAACTACTCCTGAAAAACTTTGGGATGCTTTAACATCTAGTAATAGTACAAGCGAATATTTCTTCGGCAGAGAAGTCCAGTCTAATTGGAAGGAAGGTTCAAACGTTCAATTTCTAACACAAAGCGGTGAACTGGATGTAGAAGGGAAAGTTCTACAATTTGAGATAAATGAACTTCTTTCTTATACATGGCATCATGTAGATGATATAGAAAGAGAAGAACCTTTAGTTGTAACATTCAAACTTAGAAAAATGAATGAAGTTGTTAAGTTGACTCTTATTCATAAGAATCTTAATGATGATGATTTTAGTAATGAAGAAAATACATTTGGTGGTTTAAATAATGGCTGGCCAGCTATACTGAGCAACTTGAAGACCTTTTTGGAAACAGGAAGAACCTTATCTCCAATGGATATTTAA
- a CDS encoding cell wall hydrolase has product MPRVKYTSSDVDLMARLMRAEAVGEGKQGMLYVGNVVVNRAKADCLDFKDLRTISEVIYQVQGGNYSFEAVQKGNLFYNRARSAERRLAKKNLRFWRDHPAKYSLWYFNPEGQCPSSWYGQPFTGQFKNHCYYEPQAGTCASVYGG; this is encoded by the coding sequence ATGCCAAGAGTAAAATACACAAGTTCGGACGTAGATCTAATGGCGAGGTTGATGAGAGCCGAAGCCGTAGGTGAAGGAAAACAAGGTATGTTATATGTAGGAAATGTAGTGGTTAATCGTGCTAAAGCAGATTGTTTAGATTTTAAAGATCTAAGAACAATTTCAGAAGTTATTTATCAAGTACAAGGAGGAAACTATTCTTTCGAAGCTGTTCAAAAGGGGAATCTGTTTTACAATAGGGCGAGATCTGCTGAAAGAAGGTTAGCAAAGAAGAATTTAAGATTCTGGAGGGATCACCCAGCGAAATATTCCCTGTGGTACTTCAATCCGGAGGGGCAATGTCCTTCATCATGGTATGGTCAACCGTTTACTGGTCAATTTAAAAATCATTGTTATTATGAACCACAAGCTGGAACGTGTGCGAGTGTTTATGGAGGATAA
- a CDS encoding ATP-binding cassette domain-containing protein yields MKAVEMNDLTKYYKKSKGIENVSLSIDVGEIFGFIGPNGAGKSTAIRTLLNFIHPTSGTATIFGKDIVSDSKEIKELVGYLPSEVHYYDDMKALDLLQYSAKFHEYKNIKRIHQLAERLQLDLHKKIEDLSFGNRKKVGIIQALLHEPKLLILDEPTGGLDPLMQNIFFELLTEERKKGATIFFSSHILSEVQKMCDRVAIIKEGKLVTVEKVETLIKNNLKKVRLMIGDNQEPELELEGVLNKAKNGDHIAFLYSGEMNSLLNHLTALDIKDLLIQEPSLEEVFMHYYE; encoded by the coding sequence GTGAAAGCTGTAGAAATGAATGATTTAACGAAATACTATAAGAAAAGCAAAGGTATTGAGAACGTTTCTTTATCGATTGATGTAGGAGAAATATTTGGCTTTATTGGTCCGAATGGGGCTGGTAAAAGTACGGCAATTCGTACATTATTGAACTTCATTCATCCTACAAGTGGAACTGCTACTATTTTCGGTAAGGATATTGTTTCTGATTCCAAAGAGATTAAGGAACTTGTAGGTTATCTTCCATCAGAAGTACACTATTATGATGACATGAAAGCTTTGGACTTGTTGCAGTATTCAGCAAAATTTCATGAATACAAAAATATAAAACGCATTCATCAATTAGCAGAAAGGCTACAACTTGACCTTCATAAAAAAATAGAAGACTTATCATTTGGAAATAGAAAGAAAGTCGGTATAATCCAGGCGCTTCTGCACGAGCCTAAGTTGTTAATATTAGATGAGCCTACAGGAGGATTAGATCCTCTTATGCAAAATATTTTTTTTGAATTGTTAACAGAGGAGCGGAAGAAAGGTGCAACGATTTTCTTTTCTTCGCACATCTTAAGTGAAGTCCAAAAAATGTGCGATCGAGTAGCTATCATTAAGGAAGGAAAACTTGTAACAGTCGAAAAGGTAGAAACGTTAATTAAGAACAATCTAAAAAAGGTAAGGCTAATGATAGGAGATAATCAAGAACCTGAGTTAGAACTTGAAGGGGTATTGAACAAAGCGAAAAATGGAGACCACATTGCTTTTCTGTATAGCGGCGAAATGAATTCATTATTAAATCATTTAACAGCTTTGGACATTAAAGACTTACTCATTCAAGAGCCATCTTTAGAAGAAGTCTTTATGCACTACTACGAGTAG